The genomic DNA AGCCCCAAAGGAGGAAGGGCCAGCAAGGCGACACCCATCATTTGATTTGGCGTCTCCATCAGCAAGGAGAGCACCGACGAAGTAGAGGCGCCAGAAGCAGACACTTGCTGAACCATAATAATAGAGAGGCAAAGAAAGAATGGCCACAGTGAAGTATAGGAGGAGAAGGAGCACAAAACACAAAGGGGCGTTAGGGTTTGGGGAGAGAGAAACGGTGACCGGAGCAGAGGAAGACGGAGCTGGAGCACGTTCGCAGGAGTGCTCCGACAACGCCTTCACGAAGGAAAATGACATCCGCAGATGCCATCGTTGTTTTAAGGAGCACAGGCAGGATTTCCATCCCAAACAAGGCACGCCGGCCGCGTCAAAGCTAGCCGGCGGCCTCACGAATGCGTGCCGCAGTGCGCCCGactgccgcccgccgcggcgtaGGCCGCCTCCAGCCCCGGCCTGAGCCCGCCGGAGCAAGCCTGACGAAGGCATAGATATCGAGGGTTAGGGGGCCAACGACCCGCCCAACGGCGAGCCACCACCGCTGCGGTAACCACCGGATCTGGAGCAGGGGGCACGGGATCCGGCCATGGGGAGTCCGGATCGGCCCCGCCGGCCACCCgccggagcaggagcaggagaggTGGATGGGGgacgagggagagagggggaagTTGGAAGGGGGGCACCGCACCAGCTGCACGCGCGAGCGACAGCCGCCCCGCCCGCTGCGGGCTCGGCGGGACACCATCCGCGCGCAGCCGCAGGCCGCCACCGTGGGGCGTTGTCGAGGGCGGCACCGTGCCCCGCGCCCACCCAGATTCGGAGCACGCAGCAGGCcctaggcaaaaaaaaaactcccgcCACCGCCATCCTAGGCGCCGCGCGGGCTTCCGGCGAGcccctccggcgacggcgagggtgggatgaggagggagggtgtgtgtgtgtgtgtgtgtgtgggggggggggggggggggcgtgaccgcggctagggtttgcttGCCACCCCCCACAAGGGCAATAAAATAACCCAGGACAGAACTTTGTTCATCAAATAGAACAGAAATACATGTGTGGGTATGCATTTCCCCCCTTTTCTTTATTCAAAGCAAAGAATCGGCATCCATGTGCAGACACTGATCATGCAAACACTACTTTGACATGCCGGTCCATGACCCAGCTCTCGATCTCGCCCATCAGCATGGATTGGACGGCGTACTTCCCCTTCGGAAACACCACATATAGTTCCTCCAGTGCCGACCCAATGCAAagcagcagcttgagcagagtcCTCTGCGCCACTCGCCCCTGGTAGTGCACGACATTGATCTCCCGAACTCTGTCTCGCAAGCACGGGATCACAGGCAGCGCATCGGGCAGTTCCAGCACTCCGACCTTGGGGTCGCAGATGACCGCGGCTTGGTACCTCGGGATCTCATCCAGATCCGGCAGGATCAGCAGCGTCAGGACTTCAAGGTTTGGAGCCTGCACCAGGATGCTCGCCACCTCAGTGATGCTCGCCACCGCAGTGATGGCGCCAGGTGGTAGAGCCACCTCGGGACGCGGTACGCCCGATCGCGGGTGTTCGGGTTGCGAAAGTCGTCGCCGTCGGACTCATCCTTGTGTTCCACCTGCACGCCCGAACTGTTAGAGTAGTACCATTCGGGTCGTTCGCGAGCGCACACGCACTGCTCCTGCCGGCGAGCGTCGACGTGGATCtcatccacggcggcggcgccgccgccgcgcgtcgccGCGGAGAGCCACCGGTCCACGTCGCCCGCGAGGGAGTGGTGGAACGAGTCGAACGCGACGCGGAAGGCGCGCAGccccggctcgccgccgccgccgcacaggcGGCGGCCAGAGATCGCGGCGTCGACGAGGGCGACGAAGCCCTCGTTGCGGCTCTTCTCGACGTTTTCCCGGTAGTTGGCGTCGTTGCTGCCGGCGTCCGTGCTGCTCGATCCCTGCTCTTGCACGAAGGAGAGGGTGTGGACGCTGGCCAAGCCGTGGCGGTAGCGCCGggagagcacggcggcgcgcgcggcctctTGGGCGCTGACGAAGGAGAGCACGTGGCTGAGGACGCTGTCGGGGAGGTCGCTCAGCCGGTCCTCctgcggcggcccggcggccaTGATCCCGTCGCTCTTGGCGAAAACCATGGCATCGGCACGATCGGATTGGATCTGCTTCTTAAATTTTGTTTGAT from Panicum virgatum strain AP13 chromosome 7N, P.virgatum_v5, whole genome shotgun sequence includes the following:
- the LOC120681046 gene encoding uncharacterized protein LOC120681046 — protein: MVFAKSDGIMAAGPPQEDRLSDLPDSVLSHVLSFVSAQEAARAAVLSRRYRHGLASVHTLSFVQEQGSSSTDAGSNDANYRENVEKSRNEGFVALVDAAISGRRLCGGGGEPGLRAFRVAFDSFHHSLAGDVDRWLSAATRGGGAAAVDEIHVDARRQEQCVCARERPEWYYSNSSGVQVEHKDESDGDDFRNPNTRDRAYRVPRWLYHLAPNLEVLTLLILPDLDEIPRYQAAVICDPKVGVLELPDALPVIPCLRDRVREINVVHYQGRVAQRTLLKLLLCIGSALEELYVVFPKGKYAVQSMLMGEIESWVMDRHVKVVFA